A part of Verrucomicrobiota bacterium genomic DNA contains:
- a CDS encoding FliA/WhiG family RNA polymerase sigma factor produces the protein QKKVLAMYYYENLRLADIAAAFGLTESRICQIHTQAVKQLRAYLQSVMV, from the coding sequence TGCAAAAGAAGGTGCTGGCCATGTACTACTACGAAAACCTGCGGCTGGCCGACATCGCCGCCGCCTTCGGGCTCACCGAGTCGCGCATCTGCCAGATCCACACCCAAGCCGTCAAACAGCTGCGCGCTTACCTCCAGAGCGTCATGGTCTAG